A genomic segment from Bradyrhizobium diazoefficiens USDA 110 encodes:
- a CDS encoding phosphomannomutase/phosphoglucomutase translates to MFPKPKSVLLPNTYAFESEPMVKPTGFREYDARWLFQKEINLMGIQALGMGLGALIAELGVKQEIVTGHDFRGYSASIKYALISGLMAAGCKVHDIGLAVTPMAYFAQFDLDVPCCAMVTASHNDNGWTGVKMGANRPLTFGPDEMTRLKEIVLNADFKNKVGGSYQFHENYPARYIADLTSRPKLTRKLKVVAACGNGTAGAFAPQVLEAIGCEVIPLDTELDHTFPKYNPNPEDMEMLHAIRDAVLQHKADVGLGFDGDGDRCGVVDNTGEEIFADKVGVMLARDMSAIHKDAQFIVDVKSTGLFITDPVLQKQGAKTTYWKTGHSYMKRRTHETGALAGFEKSGHFFFNKPYGRGYDDGLVSAIAICDMLDRAPGKSMADLKNALPKTWSSPTMSPHCADEVKYGVIDAVVKHFEGLQAKGAKIGGQAIRDLVTVNGVRVTVEDGSWGLMRASSNKPELVVVVESPVSEQRMHDMFEMVNSVLRTHPEVGAYNQTI, encoded by the coding sequence ATGTTTCCCAAGCCGAAATCCGTCTTGTTGCCCAACACCTACGCCTTCGAATCCGAGCCGATGGTGAAACCTACGGGTTTTCGCGAATACGACGCGCGCTGGCTGTTCCAGAAGGAAATCAACCTGATGGGGATCCAGGCGCTCGGCATGGGGCTGGGCGCACTGATCGCGGAACTCGGCGTCAAGCAGGAGATCGTCACCGGCCATGACTTCCGCGGCTATTCCGCCTCGATCAAATATGCGCTGATCTCCGGCCTGATGGCGGCGGGGTGCAAGGTGCACGACATCGGGCTCGCGGTGACGCCGATGGCCTATTTCGCGCAGTTCGATCTCGACGTGCCCTGCTGCGCGATGGTCACGGCCTCGCACAACGACAATGGCTGGACCGGCGTGAAGATGGGCGCCAACCGCCCGCTGACCTTCGGCCCGGACGAGATGACGCGGCTCAAGGAGATCGTGCTCAACGCCGATTTCAAGAACAAGGTCGGCGGCTCCTATCAATTCCACGAGAATTATCCGGCGCGCTACATCGCCGATCTCACCAGCCGTCCGAAGCTGACGCGCAAGCTCAAGGTCGTCGCGGCCTGCGGCAACGGCACCGCGGGCGCATTCGCGCCGCAGGTGCTGGAGGCGATCGGCTGCGAGGTGATCCCGCTCGACACCGAGCTCGACCACACGTTCCCGAAATACAATCCGAATCCTGAAGACATGGAGATGCTGCACGCGATCCGCGACGCGGTGCTGCAGCACAAGGCCGATGTCGGCCTCGGCTTCGACGGTGACGGCGACCGCTGCGGCGTCGTCGACAACACCGGCGAGGAAATCTTCGCCGACAAGGTCGGCGTGATGTTGGCGCGCGACATGTCGGCGATCCACAAGGACGCGCAGTTCATCGTCGACGTGAAATCGACCGGCCTCTTCATCACCGATCCGGTGTTGCAGAAGCAGGGCGCCAAGACCACCTATTGGAAGACCGGCCATTCCTACATGAAGCGCCGCACCCACGAGACGGGTGCGCTCGCCGGCTTCGAGAAGTCGGGCCACTTCTTCTTCAACAAGCCGTATGGACGCGGCTATGACGACGGCCTGGTCTCGGCGATTGCGATCTGCGATATGCTCGACCGCGCCCCCGGCAAGTCGATGGCCGACCTGAAGAACGCGCTGCCAAAAACCTGGTCGTCGCCGACCATGTCGCCGCATTGCGCCGACGAGGTCAAATACGGCGTCATCGACGCCGTGGTGAAGCATTTCGAAGGCTTGCAGGCCAAGGGTGCCAAGATCGGCGGCCAGGCGATCCGCGATCTCGTCACCGTCAACGGCGTGCGCGTCACGGTGGAAGACGGCAGCTGGGGCCTGATGCGTGCCTCCTCCAACAAGCCCGAGCTCGTGGTCGTGGTCGAGAGCCCGGTCTCCGAGCAGCGCATGCACGACATGTTCGAGATGGTGAACAGCGTGCTGCGCACGCATCCCGAAGTCGGCGCGTACAATCAGACGATCTGA
- the hrpB gene encoding ATP-dependent helicase HrpB, with translation MPRSFDTPLPIDAVLDDLSRTLEAHNAAVLVAPPGAGKTTRVPLALLDAPWAKGKKIIVLEPRRIAARASADRMAKSLGERAGETVGYRVRFGSKISRATRIEVVTEGIFTRQIMDDPELSGVAAVLFDEFHERSLDADMGLALARDAQTGLREDLRILVMSATLDGARVAKLLGEAPVVESEGRAFPVETRYLGRKADAPIERQMADAIASALRADGGSVLAFLPGAAEIRRTQNFLGERVQDASIEIVPLFGALDAAAQDRAIAPAPKGTRKVVLATSIAETSLTIEGVRIVVDSGLARVPRYEPDIGLTRLETVRASRAAVDQRRGRAGRTEPGVCYRLWDEPQTASLAPYTQPEILSADLSSLVLDLAQWGVTDPAALSFLDPPPQPAWKEAKSLLSELNALDGDGRITAEGKSLRALALPPRLARMIVDSHRAGAGGDAAEIAAILTERGLGGDSADLEHRRDQFRRDRSPRASSARDLARRWASQVAASEKEGPQEDLSTGLMLAYAFPDRVARNRGNGSFVLANGRGAAVEQTSSLARAPYIAIGEMTGTAASGRILLAAQITEDDIERHFAEHIETVDEISFDRGAMALRARRKRALHAITLSEATLAVSPSEETARIFADGLIAAGLDRLPWSKAAEQWRDRVMFLRKAEGDSWPDLSDDGLIVRRDDWLVPALYDKIALKDISAGDLSDALMALLPWEMRARLDREAPTHFEAPTGTVLAIDYEAEQGPTIAVRLQELFGLNTHPSIAAGKVPLVLELLSPAQRPVQVTRDLPGFWRGSYAAVRSDLRGRYPRHPWPEDPANALPTRRVKPRGT, from the coding sequence TTGCCCCGCAGCTTCGACACGCCCCTCCCGATCGATGCCGTGCTCGACGATTTGTCGCGCACGCTCGAGGCACACAATGCGGCCGTGCTGGTGGCCCCGCCCGGCGCCGGCAAGACCACGCGCGTGCCTCTGGCGCTGCTCGATGCGCCCTGGGCCAAGGGCAAGAAGATCATCGTGCTGGAGCCGCGGCGCATCGCGGCGCGCGCCAGCGCCGATCGCATGGCCAAATCGCTCGGCGAGCGGGCAGGTGAGACCGTCGGCTACCGCGTCCGTTTCGGCTCGAAAATATCGCGCGCGACGCGCATCGAGGTCGTGACCGAAGGCATCTTCACCCGCCAGATCATGGACGATCCCGAGCTCTCCGGCGTTGCCGCCGTCCTGTTCGACGAATTTCACGAGCGTTCGCTCGACGCCGACATGGGCCTTGCGCTGGCGCGTGACGCGCAAACCGGCCTGCGCGAGGATCTGCGCATTCTCGTGATGTCGGCAACGCTCGACGGCGCCCGCGTCGCAAAGCTGCTCGGTGAGGCGCCCGTCGTCGAAAGCGAGGGCCGCGCCTTTCCGGTCGAGACGCGCTATCTCGGCCGCAAGGCGGACGCGCCGATCGAGCGGCAGATGGCGGATGCGATCGCCTCGGCGTTGCGCGCCGATGGCGGTTCGGTGCTGGCGTTCCTGCCCGGCGCCGCTGAAATCCGCCGCACCCAGAATTTCCTCGGCGAGCGCGTCCAGGACGCCAGTATCGAGATCGTGCCGCTGTTCGGCGCGCTCGATGCCGCCGCGCAGGATCGCGCCATTGCGCCCGCGCCGAAGGGCACGCGCAAGGTGGTGCTGGCGACCTCGATCGCGGAGACCTCGCTCACCATCGAAGGCGTGCGCATTGTCGTCGATTCCGGTCTTGCCCGCGTGCCGCGCTACGAGCCTGATATCGGCCTGACCCGGCTCGAGACCGTGCGCGCCTCGCGCGCGGCGGTGGATCAGCGCCGCGGCCGCGCCGGCCGCACCGAGCCGGGCGTCTGCTACCGGCTCTGGGACGAGCCGCAGACGGCGTCGCTCGCGCCCTACACCCAGCCGGAAATCCTCAGCGCCGATCTGTCCTCGCTCGTGCTCGATCTGGCGCAATGGGGCGTCACTGACCCCGCCGCGCTGTCGTTCCTCGACCCGCCGCCGCAGCCGGCCTGGAAGGAAGCCAAGAGCCTTCTCAGCGAGCTCAATGCGCTGGATGGCGACGGCCGCATCACCGCCGAGGGCAAGAGCCTGCGCGCGCTGGCATTGCCGCCGCGGCTGGCGCGCATGATCGTGGATTCGCATCGCGCCGGCGCGGGCGGAGACGCCGCCGAGATCGCGGCGATCCTCACCGAGCGCGGGCTCGGCGGCGACAGCGCCGATCTCGAGCACCGGCGCGACCAGTTCCGCCGCGACCGCTCACCGCGCGCATCGAGTGCGCGCGACCTTGCCCGGCGCTGGGCCTCGCAGGTCGCGGCGTCAGAGAAGGAGGGGCCGCAGGAAGATCTCTCGACCGGCCTGATGCTCGCCTATGCCTTCCCGGACCGCGTCGCGCGCAATCGCGGCAACGGCAGTTTCGTGCTCGCCAACGGTCGCGGCGCCGCCGTCGAGCAGACCTCGTCGCTCGCCCGCGCGCCCTATATCGCGATCGGCGAAATGACGGGCACGGCGGCGAGCGGCCGCATCCTGCTCGCCGCGCAAATCACCGAGGACGACATCGAGCGGCATTTCGCCGAGCATATCGAGACCGTTGACGAGATCTCGTTCGATCGCGGCGCGATGGCGCTGCGTGCACGGCGCAAGCGCGCGCTGCATGCGATCACGCTCTCTGAAGCTACGCTGGCTGTGTCGCCGTCGGAGGAGACCGCGCGCATCTTCGCGGATGGTCTGATCGCCGCGGGCCTCGACCGGTTGCCCTGGTCGAAGGCGGCCGAGCAATGGCGCGACCGCGTGATGTTCCTGCGCAAGGCCGAAGGCGACAGCTGGCCTGACCTGTCCGACGACGGGCTGATCGTGCGGCGCGACGACTGGCTGGTGCCCGCGCTCTACGACAAGATAGCGCTCAAGGATATCTCCGCCGGCGATCTCTCCGATGCGCTGATGGCGCTGTTGCCGTGGGAGATGCGCGCACGGCTCGACCGCGAGGCGCCGACGCATTTCGAGGCGCCGACCGGGACCGTGCTCGCGATCGACTACGAGGCCGAGCAGGGGCCGACCATCGCAGTGCGGCTCCAGGAGTTGTTTGGCCTCAACACCCATCCGTCGATCGCGGCCGGCAAGGTGCCGCTGGTGCTGGAATTGCTGTCGCCGGCGCAGCGCCCGGTGCAGGTGACGCGCGATCTCCCCGGTTTCTGGCGCGGCAGCTACGCCGCGGTACGCTCCGACCTGCGCGGCCGCTACCCGCGCCATCCCTGGCCGGAAGATCCGGCGAATGCATTGCCGACCCGGCGGGTCAAACCGCGCGGCACCTGA
- a CDS encoding Lrp/AsnC family transcriptional regulator, whose amino-acid sequence MTDLAVQIPETSRRLDAIDRKILMVLQEDASLSVAEIGDRVGLSSTPCWKRIQRLEADGVILKRVALVDQNKIGLGISVFVSVESSDHSDAWLKKFAEAVSAMPEVMEFYRMAGDVDYMLRVVVADMQAYDVFYKKLISAVPLKNVTSRFAMEKIKSVTALPIPAVVAA is encoded by the coding sequence ATGACTGACCTCGCCGTCCAGATCCCCGAGACCAGCCGCCGCCTCGACGCCATCGACCGCAAGATTCTGATGGTACTCCAGGAGGATGCCTCCCTGTCCGTCGCCGAGATCGGCGATCGTGTCGGCCTGTCCTCGACCCCCTGCTGGAAACGCATCCAGCGGCTGGAGGCCGACGGGGTGATCCTGAAACGGGTCGCCCTCGTCGACCAGAACAAGATCGGGCTCGGCATCTCCGTGTTCGTCTCGGTCGAGAGCTCAGATCATTCCGACGCCTGGCTCAAGAAGTTCGCCGAGGCCGTCAGCGCCATGCCCGAGGTGATGGAGTTCTACCGGATGGCCGGCGACGTCGACTACATGCTGCGCGTCGTGGTCGCGGACATGCAGGCCTATGACGTGTTCTACAAGAAGCTGATCAGCGCCGTGCCGCTGAAGAACGTCACCTCGCGCTTCGCGATGGAGAAGATCAAGTCGGTCACCGCGCTGCCGATTCCGGCGGTGGTGGCGGCTTAG
- a CDS encoding TIGR02281 family clan AA aspartic protease: MRNIMILAAIMIGLGTFMAQMADRMSSASATSAPRTTVAVATTAPAGGRSLAIGRDGRGHFQTEGRIEGQRIGFMVDTGASVVALNETSAARFGLRPSRGEYNATVSTANGTIKAARTRIAMLEVGGLVVRDVDAMVLPDEALSENLLGLSFLSRLKRFEYANGQMVLEQ, from the coding sequence ATGCGTAACATAATGATCCTCGCGGCCATCATGATCGGCCTCGGCACCTTCATGGCGCAGATGGCGGACAGGATGAGCTCCGCTTCCGCCACGTCAGCGCCGCGCACGACGGTCGCGGTCGCAACCACGGCGCCGGCCGGTGGCCGCAGCCTCGCCATTGGCCGCGACGGCCGTGGCCATTTCCAGACCGAGGGCCGGATCGAGGGCCAGCGCATCGGCTTCATGGTCGACACCGGCGCCTCCGTCGTTGCGCTGAACGAGACCTCGGCCGCCCGCTTCGGCCTGCGTCCCTCGCGCGGCGAGTACAACGCCACCGTCTCCACCGCCAACGGCACCATCAAGGCCGCGCGCACCCGCATCGCCATGCTGGAGGTCGGCGGCCTCGTCGTGCGCGACGTCGACGCCATGGTGTTGCCGGACGAGGCGCTGTCGGAAAACCTGCTCGGCCTCTCCTTCCTGTCCCGCCTGAAGCGTTTCGAGTACGCCAACGGGCAGATGGTGCTGGAGCAGTAG